One region of Seriola aureovittata isolate HTS-2021-v1 ecotype China chromosome 15, ASM2101889v1, whole genome shotgun sequence genomic DNA includes:
- the LOC130182504 gene encoding GTPase IMAP family member 7-like: MGSKLTKTQSKESDLRIVLVGKTGAGKSSTGNTILKKKVFQFEMSSSSVTVKCLKKTAEFDGQTVAVVDTPGLFDTDKTQEEVKKEITKSISLAAPGPHVFLVVLQPGKFTKEERETVKIIQMVFGKEAASYTMVLFTRGDQLEKDRVSIEDFIGQNKTLSEFLGQCLGGYHVFNNRKKNPSQVRELLKKINTMVQRNGGSYYTNKMFQEAERAIREEMERLQKENPDMEPDEARRRAEEDNPFTRAVLQGVSFGASFGAAAGSVGGRMGSALGAAVGAAVGAAVGAITGAVKTNACATQ; this comes from the exons atgggCAGCAAACTCACTAAGACTC AGTCAAAGGAGTCAGACCTCAGGATTGTGCTTGTTGGGAAAACTGGAGCTGGGAAAAGttcaacaggaaacaccatCTTAAAGAAGAAGGTTTTTCAATTCGAGatgtcttcttcttcagtgacagtaaagtgtctgaagaaaacagcagagtttGATGGTCAAACAGTGGCGGTTGTTGATACTCCAGGTCTGTTTGACACTGATAAAACCCAAGAGGAGGTGAAAAAGGAAATCACGAAATCCATCTCATTGGCTGCTCCAGGTCCTCATGTGTTCCTGGTCGTGCTCCAGCCGGGTAAATTCACAAAAGAAGAACgagaaacagtgaaaatcatTCAGATGGTGTTTGGAAAAGAGGCAGCATCTTACACCATGGTCTTGTTCACCCGTGGAGACCAGCTGGAGAAGGACAGAGTCTCCATAGAAGATTTCATTGGTCAAAATAAGACTCTCAGTGAGTTCCTCGGTCAGTGCCTTGGAGGATACCACGTTTTcaacaacagaaagaagaatCCGTCTCAAGTCCGTGAGCTGCTGAAGAAGATCAACACCATGGttcagagaaatggaggaagctACTACACCAACAAAATGTTCCAAGAGGCTGAAAGAGCCATAAGAGAAGAAATGGAACGTCTTCAGAAAGAAAATCCAGATATGGAGCCTGATGAGGCGAGAAGAAGGGCAGAGGAAGATAACCCCTTTACACGGGCCGTTCTACAGGGGGTTTCATTTGGAGCAAGTTTCGGAGCCGCTGCTGGATCCGTGGGAGGTCGAATGGGAAGTGCCCTGGGAGCTGCAGTGGGGGCTGCAGTGGGGGCTGCGGTGGGGGCTATAACTGGAGCAGTAAAAACTAATGCATGTGCTACAcagtga